Part of the Vigna unguiculata cultivar IT97K-499-35 chromosome 3, ASM411807v1, whole genome shotgun sequence genome, AAGAAGGTCTTAAAATTTGGCTTAGGATATAACTCAATCCCATAAAATGTACATACACGATCAGGATTGCTTAAGCTTTACAAGGATTACAATGGTCATATCATATGTTTTGTCAACGCGGACTAAGCACACCCCCTCAGACTTAGCACAATAGAAGTGTTCCAAAGAGACTTAGCACAATTAAGATGAGTTTTCAACACATCTCATCAGGTCATGGCCATGGGCTAGAGCTAATGCAAGAAACTCAACAATAGATCAAGGATAAACTCTAATACTACCTTGTAAAGTGAGGATTATCCAAGTGTTATATATTCTATTCAAGTCGTATCTCTGGATGATGTAGATTTCAACACACCCCACTAAAACAGAAATTATGGCAAGCTAAAGGGTAACTACAATTAAAGTGGTTTTCCAAAACATCCTATCACGCTCAAAGCTCTGTGCATGGAATGTTGCAATTCAGGTATACCAGAAATGGACTAACTCTTAATAACATCTTTGATTTTTGGATTAAGGCTCAAACTCAAGGATCCCACTAATTTaggaaattataaatattgagcataggatttaaaaaaaaaatgcaggaTTATgaatcttcaaaatatattggTGAATACAAAATTGAAAGCCATAAAATCACACTGACAGTGCAAATACTTCATAATTAAAGATCAATTTTATATACGGGTGTAAGTGGCTTGACATGGGTTGAGTTTGGTCTAATGCAAGACTAATCCAATGAAACATAATTGGGTTGGGTTGGGTCTTTTGATTTCTGTTTTTTGTTAAGCAACCCAAACCAAAGCAACTTGAACTTTGTCAAGTTGGTTTGAGTTTGAGTTGGGTAATTAAATTGactgtttaaaataataataatatattctaaataaataaataaaatacagaaAGTGtctaataagttaaaattattctaaataaaaacattgcacagtctaaattaaaatacaagTCTACCTCTCCAAATCCAATACCATCACAAGCAAAATATATTCAAAGTCAGAACATTCAAAATACATGCGGCCAATGGCACAATACATGTCGCAAATAACCTTAATAATTAGTTTATGTACATAATAAAGATGAATATGGACAGTTTGATACTTCAAGTCTCGGACAATTTGACAAAACTGATCAATAGTTGTGTAGAGTAGGGTTATGCAAATATACAGACTAACAGaattagaataattattaatgttgtAAGTATAGAAATACTAGAAACacactcttttattttttactcacTCTCTTtcatagattaaaatttattggaaaTTACAAAAAAGTGAGACTTAGATCTAATTCAATGATTTTCTCTTCTGTGTAGTTTCGAATAAATTTTAACCATTAAGAGAGAGTGCAAGAAAGAATGAATTCCTATAGCCCTCTTCTTATACGTATATTGAGATAGGTTGAATTAATTGGGTTTCAAACTCATTAACCCACCACATAtcccaattataattttattggatCAACCAAAATAAACCTAGATCAAACAATGACCCAACCCAACCCAATCTATTGAAATATAAACTGGATTGGATTGAGTTGATTGGATTCAAGGTCGATGAAGACCTGTTACACCTCTAATTTCTTATatgatgttaaatttttaaatatattttgacatGAATTTATATAATCGAGTAGATAATTGGTACCTTCTTGGCACAAGAACTGATTGCTATAGCATACGCCAATGGAGCCACAGCCAAGGCACAAGGTGATGCTGCCACCATAAGCCCTAACGCTCTGTAAATTGAACCTCTGCAAGCTACATCAATCAGACactaaataaaatgaattacgGAAGTTACATCATATATAGATATGCAACAACATATTTTTTGGATACTAAATCCTTGTCACAAAAGGGTAGTAGAAAACATGAGAATTGAGAACTTTTTAAATTGGTGATAATTACTGTAgcataacattaataaataggAGACTTCAGTACCACTTGTTAAACCACGACGCATGCCTTGCCCAAGTCCATAAAAGACAAAGAAACAAGTGCTACCCCCATAATAAAGCTGGTTCTAAGTTGAAGGGAGGATTGCATGTGTTTGAAATGAGGGACAAAGTGGGAAAGGTAATTGGAGTGCCTATCCTCGCAACagagaaagagataaaagaggCTGTTAACAACCTGAGTAGCTAGCACAATATcaattagaagaaaaaagggGAGTAATTAATGAAGTAACTAAGGTGGGATAAATCTGAGGAAGAAGAGTGAGAAGGTGTAGAAATGAATTGAAAAATGGTGGGCTTTTGGGAAGTAGTGAGATATTTTGTGCATTTGCTGAATCTCTCTagtaatttatgtattttttttctcctcctCTTCCTTTGTGATTTTAGTAATTAATGTAACTTGTAAGCAACTTGATCATTGCTACTTTAATTCGTAAGCAACTTGATCATTGCTACTTTAATTCCAAGTTTCTATGAAATGATTATTGAAGTAAAGGAGTGAATGACATACAAACCCACACAAAAAACAAAGCAAAACTCACAACAGGATAAAAACACAATCagtaatcaaatttttaaatttattaactatATCAAACAGTGCTACTagagtaaaaaaattcaaaaattaccAGATGTACCAATGAACGGCCACTTAAATAAAAGTGGTCCAATAACAGCAATTGCAACGGATAGCACCACAACAACTTGGCTATATCGTTCACCAAATTCATCCAGCCACCTTTGAAGTTTAGGTTTATTTGACTGTGCTTCTTCAGTCAACTGAACAATTTTGCTGAGAGTCGATTCCTTCCAAGTTTTTGTTACCTGCaatcaattaattttgtattataaggttagtttccaacaaaaacacACTTCAAACAAGACAAAAACCCACTTAGAAGTTTAAGTGTTTAACATGACAAACTATTACAGAAACACTAGTACCACAATCTGTAGTAACTTGTTCATGCATATCTGTGAGCATGACTCATTGCCCTAAttttcaatcttcatcaatatGAATATATTCTCAAAACTAGGTATGGTTAATGACAAGTGATACTTGTAATTAGTTACTTTCAGAATGTGGATTTGGCGCTAAATCATCCCCACAAAACTAGCATACATGAGGGTTATTCCCACTTACACGCTTTTTTTGCTTTATCTATATAGCCAATAAGAGACttgcatttatttatttttccaatagTACCAATATTTTAGCACTTTTTCCAGtgtaaaatataaacacaaGACTTTGAAATTTAGTAGAATATACAAAAATTGCTGAAATCCCTAGAGATTGATGTACAGTTCAACATACCTTCACAATTATCCTCCCATCTAAGTTCCTTGCACCGCCGGGAATTCTATCTCCAACTTTGGCTTCCAAAGGTTTCACTTCCCCTGTCAAGTGCTCGATGGTAATTGTGGCACTGCCTTGGAATACTTCACAATCTACTGGTACAGACTAATCACAACACCATCCCCATTATACTTCAACAATAATCTGCTGTATAAAACTTGAAATTCCAAATCGTGCATGTATGAGTTTGTGTGAGTCTGTGTTGTTTATTAGAAGATACTTAAGGTTTGActtaaactaattatttttccttttgctcTTTAGGAGGGAGGGAAggggaaaaatgaaaaatcatcaTTCAAAGGAGACAGAAAATGAGGACCAGGAATGCTCTTTAGACGATGAAAGATAAAggggtgtttttaaatttttaatacaaaataatattgcAAGAGAATTGACTGAAACAACTACTGAAGCAAGTGAGAAGATTCTAAGTCAGTCTTTCTAAACaagttttcaaatatttggTCCGTAACATTTTCAGCACCCGGTGACATACTTTGTTACAGAAGAGTTGGGTGTACTCTGGATCAAATTAAGCGGCAAAATAAGTTTGGtcgtataaatatttttcatactaTTAGTAATTATTCTAAGGACATTATAAAAAGAATTGGAATCatggtttatttattataaatattaattcattATGCAGCAAGGTAATAAATCATATATGCAAAGGTTAACTATATCCAAATCACCAAGAATTACTATGAACATCAGTTAACGATCACAGTAAAAAATGGTTATCCAGTTGAAAACATCAAAAACAATCACAAGACATCAGTCGCTGTTTAACCTCCTTCTAAGCTCTGAAGAAAATTATGACGAGgaaacaaatttacaaaaaattaccTCGCCGGCACCAACCAGAATATATGATCCTACAGTTACATCATGCACGGGAATCCTCTTGTATGCCAAGTCAAATGTATTGGGGAGTTTATCATCCTTGGTATCCAGAACAAGGGCAAAATCTGGATTATTTTCTTTCAACTCTCTGACATCAACCATAGATCGGCTGGTAAAATACTCTTCGGCTGCAGGATCCATCACACAGGTTATTCAAACTTCTTGGAGAACATGAAACTTGAAACTCGGTTACCGAAGCAAAATTTAGCTCACCTATATGCGCCAGATTAAACATGGCAAGAAGCAATCCTCCTTCCAAAGAGTTTCCCATAAATATTGACGCAAAGGCCGCCATTGCCATCAACACATGGATGTTCACTTTTCCACTACTGATCTCAATAAGAGCATCAAGTGATGCAGAAACCTGATAGGAACACACATGCAGAGTGTAAAAACAGTCTGGGAATAGAGCGAAAATGAGAAGTAAGTGGGGGAAAGGAGAGATTGTTTCGTACCCCAACCAAAGGGAATGCGATGAAAATGAGAGAGTTTTGAAAAGGCCTGACGAGTGGCTTGGGCAAGGTATGAGGGCAAATGGCAGCAGCCACAAATAAAGCGGTGGAGAAACAGCACAGATGCAAGTGCTCTCTCAGGATATCTGCCAGGTCCGTCCATCTGGTGGCTTTGGCGAATGCGATAACCGCCTTTTGGGGCCCAGTGAGATTAGCAACATCGATGCCGTGCGAGTGGtgatgatgatggtggtggtggtggtggtggtgaccTTGATGTTCGTGATGGTcgtgatggtggtgatggtCGTGGTGGTGACCGTGATGGTCGTGGTGGTGGCTGTGATGGTGATTGTCGGAGGATTCAGCGACGCAGCGAAGGCTGTGACGAGGGAGAATGAAAAATTTGGGGGAATATAAAGGTTTGATTGAAAATCGGGGAGGGCGAAAAGGGAGCCTGGAGGATCGAATTCGTGAAGCACCGGTGTAAAAATGAAGGGAGTGCAATTTGGTGGAGGGGATCGAGTAAGGAAGCGTTTCCATCTTGAGATAGAAAATTCTAAGAGGAGCTTCCGACCATCATCAGAGAGTCTAATGATTCTAGTTATGGTCTGGTCCTTCTTCAATCTGGGTCACTATAGAGTGAAATTGAAATGAACCATTCAGTTCGTCGTTATGCCATCCCCACCACATAATGTGCTCATTCCCAGACTTTGGTTACACTGCTAGTAGGGTCGTCCTGATTGGTAAATAGATTCACTTGCTTTTATTAGTTAATCGATGCCATACTCTCCTtccattgtttaaaaaaaaaaaaaagtgttttatttatCCTTTACATTTagttcaattataattttgatcaCTTGCATCTTCTTTTTTTAACGTCACAAATTACAtcctcaatttattttatttttttgtgacaGAAATATCGTCAtgtcaaacaaaaaattaagggttaaatatgtacgtaaaatttgaaattagtctttttgaattttttaaccaatttaatCTCTAgtaatgtgtgaatttaatcctttaaatCAAAAGTTTATCTAaatacatttcatgatagtatttgaattatttatactgtttaacacatttttacttcgatcttaactcaaatattatcataaaatgcgtttaaaattttaaataaatttaataagtttcttttaaaataactaaattcatgcatttttaaaatttaagaactaaatTAGACTAAAGTTGTGAgaaaatattgattctaacttTTATCGAAAATTAcggaataaaaacatatttaatccaaaaattagtgacaactaaaacatattttacccAAAAATTAGTGATGACTAAAACAGATTCTAATCAAATAGCAAATCATGAAAAcccaaatattttttccttGAAAACAAATTTCACTCATTGATAAATTTGAGCGTGAGCTAACAAGtgaaattcaaataatactTATTCATGGATAAGTAGACTCTTTTCTTTTCATAGTTCCTGgtatatattaaataacaatcaaaataaaatattcaatcaaCAACTTTTGTAAAACCAAAACCCGTATTtctataattctaattaaatgtaattaacAAAAAACCAATATGacgttttataattataaaaacaagaaacaaactAAGTCTTTTAGTTTAATAATCATGACATGACAAGATAATTCATAATTGAATAACGGGGTAAACTATTTTCTGATGTCAGAGTATAACCTTTCTTGTCTTTCGTTTAACGTAATTAAAGAAACTGGGGGATAGCTCAACCAACTCCAAGGCTAGATACATGCATGCACGAGATCCTTGGCTCATCTCATCCCCCCTAATCCCAGACCTTAAGAagtaacataataataatatatacctCAGCCACCAAGAGCTTTCAATGTTTTtgtataaactttaaaaattaaagaatgaaTTAGTCAATATTCTTACAACAACAATTGAGTTTCTTCCCTAAATTTTTCAAGGGAAATATGATATTCTTTATAACAATTAAGAATACAACAGGATGACCAGGGGTTCAACGTTTCTTCTCATTCATCATtcccttttccttttccttcaGAGACTTTGGTGCCCTCGTACGCGGAGAGAAAGAAAGTACTTTGATTTTTCTGCAAAAACCtgcaaaaaatttatttaacaaaaaccATCAGCCGCAAAACCTTGaaacaaaacaatttataataaacatTACCCTGTTTCGACTGACAGCAAAAGAAATACTTTCCCCAACGGAAAAGAGATGCAGGGGGAACCATGCCGCGAAAGTAGacatacttattttaatttattaacttaatcACCAAAAACATATATCAGTAAGCCAACagtaattaataaatgaatttctTTTGATCTCTAGATGGAAACTAAATTCAATGTGTTATATCAACATGAGAACGTAATCAAGGTTATGAAGAGGTGATATATTAACcattaaatacattaataaatGTTTGAGTGTAACAATTGTGTCCTTATTATTTCAGATGATATAGTGCAGTATGTATTGGAACACTTTGAAAAGTAATGAGATTCCATTGTAATAGTTTCTAATTTCCTAAATATAATGAATAAGCTGGGTTTCGGTTTTTACTTGAGAAAGTCGAGTAATTTCTGCTGCAAGCGATTCAATGTTTCCTCCTCAATAGTTACATAAGTCAAAAGCTCAGGTAACTTAACTGCAAACACAAGAGAAACAATAGATTATCATTTTGCCAAACTTGTTATAAAAATCAATAAGATATGTTGATCAAGGGTAACATTCAAATGCTATGCTCCTAATAGTACCTATATTCCACCATCGTAATGACTAGAAATACAAATATACATTAATGGAATTGAAACTCAACTAAACCCTTGCAACTAGGCAGGAAACATTATATGACCAGAGAAGTCTACATTTTTACAGGCAAATAAAAAGTTAGGTATAACATAACATGATGGAGAGGGCATATATGTATAAAGAGAGAATTTGGGGGCGAGAGGGAGAGTGAATAGTAATTGTCTTCTGATTTAGCAGACAAAGAATAACCTATTAGAGCCTCTCagattaagagaaaaatataaatgaggATATGAGTAAGCGTGTCCCAAGACAATGCAAACACACGGAATCCAAGAACACAACAATAtcctttttttcaaatatagttAGAATCAGCAAGAGTAATAATCATACCAAACAGGCGCAATAAATGCTCAGCTCCATAAATGGTTGAGGGTGATACATTATCCAAAATAGTATCATTATATTGCTTGCGTTCTTTTTTGTACAAGAGCATCATAGGCAATGCTTTATCAAAATAACACCTTATTCCTTTCAAAATTTCTCCTATTGAATCCGGAGCCCTGTTATCACACAGAAAGAGTACATGGTTTCCTCGTTAGTATAAGGTGTCCCAAGCTTGCATCTAATGGAAACAACGAAATGTACAAGATGATATAAAACTATCAAGCCAGAATAGAAAGGGAGGAAGGATATGAATTTTTAACTATCAACCAATTCTTACATGCCATCCTTCTTTGATTTGTATTCAAGGTACTTTGTCAGAATTTCATCAACAGTTGGTGAACGAGGAAGTTTTACAAGCTACAGGgaccaaaaaaagaaaacattatgGAATGATTC contains:
- the LOC114177866 gene encoding probable cadmium/zinc-transporting ATPase HMA1, chloroplastic, with the translated sequence METLPYSIPSTKLHSLHFYTGASRIRSSRLPFRPPRFSIKPLYSPKFFILPRHSLRCVAESSDNHHHSHHHDHHGHHHDHHHHHDHHEHQGHHHHHHHHHHHHSHGIDVANLTGPQKAVIAFAKATRWTDLADILREHLHLCCFSTALFVAAAICPHTLPKPLVRPFQNSLIFIAFPLVGVSASLDALIEISSGKVNIHVLMAMAAFASIFMGNSLEGGLLLAMFNLAHIAEEYFTSRSMVDVRELKENNPDFALVLDTKDDKLPNTFDLAYKRIPVHDVTVGSYILVGAGESVPVDCEVFQGSATITIEHLTGEVKPLEAKVGDRIPGGARNLDGRIIVKVTKTWKESTLSKIVQLTEEAQSNKPKLQRWLDEFGERYSQVVVVLSVAIAVIGPLLFKWPFIGTSACRGSIYRALGLMVAASPCALAVAPLAYAIAISSCAKKGILLKGGHVLDALASCHTIAFDKTGTLTTGGLVFKAIEPIYGHHVRNNESKFSSCCIPTCEKEALAVAAAMEKGTTHPIGRAVVDHSEGKDLPSISVESFEYFPGRGLTATVNNIESGIEGAKLLKASLGSVDFITSFCQSEDESEKIKEAVNTSSYGSEYVHAALSVNQKVTLIHLEDRPRPGVSNVIQELQDEAQFRVMMLTGDHESSARRVASAVGINEFHCNLKPEDKLSHVKDTSRDMGGGLIMVGEGINDAPALAAATVGIVLAHRASATAIAVADVLLLRENISAVPFCIAKSRQTTSLIKQNVALALTSIVIASLPSVLGFLPLWLTVLLHEGGTLLVCLNSVRALNEPSWSWKHDILHLISQIKSSLLSITGSNSTITANL